One part of the Janthinobacterium sp. 17J80-10 genome encodes these proteins:
- a CDS encoding cation transporter, with protein MYELQVEGMSCGHCVGAVTRSVKEVDAAATVEVDLAAQKIKVQSTATLADIAAAVEDAGYPVKNSAA; from the coding sequence ATGTATGAACTGCAAGTTGAAGGAATGAGCTGCGGCCACTGCGTCGGCGCAGTCACGCGCTCCGTCAAGGAAGTCGATGCCGCCGCCACGGTCGAAGTCGACCTGGCCGCGCAGAAAATCAAGGTGCAATCCACCGCCACACTGGCCGATATTGCTGCGGCAGTGGAAGACGCCGGCTACCCGGTCAAAAACAGCGCCGCCTGA
- the alkB gene encoding DNA oxidative demethylase AlkB, whose amino-acid sequence MTGDLFADIEPGQSWREELAAGAVVLRRYALPWDEALFAALGVLTDKAPFRHMVTPGGFDMSVAMSNCGRLGWVTDRSGYRYDTHDPQTGLPWPAMPTAFVEMARSAADAAGFSGFAPDACLINRYAPGAKLSLHQDKDELDLAAPIVSVSLGVPATFLFGGCQRADKCARVPLAHGDVVVWGGPARLRYHGVLPIKAAHHPATGSHRINLTFRKVR is encoded by the coding sequence ATGACCGGGGATCTGTTCGCCGATATCGAGCCAGGGCAAAGCTGGCGCGAGGAACTGGCTGCCGGTGCGGTCGTGCTGCGCCGCTACGCGCTGCCCTGGGACGAGGCGCTGTTTGCAGCCCTCGGCGTCCTCACCGACAAGGCGCCGTTTCGCCACATGGTGACGCCGGGCGGCTTTGACATGTCGGTGGCGATGAGCAATTGCGGCCGTCTCGGCTGGGTCACCGACCGCAGCGGCTACCGCTACGATACGCATGATCCGCAAACCGGCCTGCCCTGGCCGGCAATGCCGACAGCCTTTGTGGAAATGGCACGCTCAGCCGCCGATGCCGCAGGATTTTCCGGCTTTGCGCCGGATGCCTGCCTCATCAATCGCTATGCACCAGGGGCAAAATTGTCCCTGCACCAGGACAAGGACGAACTGGACCTGGCGGCGCCAATCGTGTCGGTCTCGCTGGGCGTGCCGGCGACTTTTCTGTTCGGTGGCTGCCAACGCGCAGACAAGTGCGCCCGCGTACCGCTGGCACATGGCGATGTTGTCGTCTGGGGCGGCCCGGCGCGCTTGCGCTACCATGGCGTGCTGCCGATCAAGGCTGCGCACCATCCCGCGACAGGCAGCCATCGCATCAACCTCACTTTCCGCAAGGTGCGCTAA
- a CDS encoding cold-shock protein, producing MSMQTGTVKWFNDAKGFGFIAPDDGGADLFAHFQDIQSTGFKSLQENQRVSFERGSSPKGDKATKIQAV from the coding sequence ATGAGTATGCAAACTGGCACAGTAAAATGGTTTAACGATGCCAAGGGTTTCGGTTTCATCGCGCCTGATGATGGCGGCGCGGATTTGTTCGCCCACTTCCAGGACATTCAGTCTACCGGCTTCAAAAGCCTGCAGGAAAACCAGCGCGTCTCGTTCGAGCGCGGCAGCAGCCCCAAGGGCGACAAGGCAACCAAGATTCAGGCCGTCTGA
- the ada gene encoding bifunctional DNA-binding transcriptional regulator/O6-methylguanine-DNA methyltransferase Ada: MNASDAVRLPATTADDPRWAAVATRDRSADGQFYYAVKTTGVYCRPSCSARLARPENVRFYASCQEAEAGGFRPCKRCKPDALPLAAQHAAVIAAACRNIEQAASAPSLAQLAQQAGLSSSHFQRTFRDLTGLTPAQYAQAHRSARLRETLKQAPSVTAAIYEAGYGSSSRFYEKSDAVLGMAASAYRAGGAATVIRFAVGQCSMGAILVAQSPRGVCAILLGDDADALVRDLQDRFPRADLIGGDEDFEQAVALVVGHVEAPGTGLALPLDIRGTAFQQRVWQALRAIPAGATATYTEIAQRIGAPTAVRAVAGACAANALAVAIPCHRVVRSDGSLSGYRWGIERKRALLDKEKAQP, translated from the coding sequence ATGAACGCCTCTGATGCTGTCCGACTCCCGGCCACGACCGCCGACGACCCGCGCTGGGCTGCGGTCGCTACACGCGACCGCAGCGCCGACGGCCAGTTCTATTACGCCGTCAAGACCACCGGCGTGTACTGTCGCCCATCCTGCAGCGCGCGCCTGGCGCGACCGGAAAATGTCCGTTTTTATGCCAGCTGCCAGGAAGCGGAAGCCGGCGGTTTTCGCCCATGCAAGCGCTGCAAGCCCGACGCTCTCCCGCTGGCCGCGCAACATGCTGCAGTGATTGCCGCGGCATGCCGTAATATCGAACAAGCGGCTTCGGCGCCCAGTCTCGCGCAATTGGCGCAACAGGCGGGGCTCAGCTCTTCCCATTTCCAGCGCACCTTCCGGGATCTGACCGGCCTGACGCCGGCGCAGTATGCGCAGGCACACCGTAGTGCACGACTGCGCGAGACGCTCAAGCAAGCGCCCTCCGTCACCGCCGCCATATACGAGGCCGGCTATGGTTCCAGCAGCCGTTTTTATGAAAAATCCGACGCCGTTCTCGGCATGGCGGCCTCGGCCTATCGCGCCGGTGGCGCTGCTACCGTCATCCGCTTCGCGGTCGGCCAATGTTCTATGGGAGCAATCCTGGTGGCGCAAAGCCCGCGCGGCGTATGCGCGATCCTCCTGGGCGACGACGCGGACGCGCTGGTGCGTGATTTGCAGGACCGCTTTCCGCGCGCCGACCTGATCGGCGGCGACGAGGATTTCGAACAGGCCGTCGCGCTGGTCGTCGGCCATGTCGAAGCGCCCGGCACAGGCCTTGCGCTGCCGCTGGACATCCGTGGCACCGCATTCCAGCAGCGCGTGTGGCAAGCCTTGCGCGCCATTCCGGCCGGCGCCACCGCCACCTACACCGAAATCGCGCAGCGCATCGGCGCGCCGACGGCCGTGCGGGCCGTGGCCGGCGCATGTGCAGCCAATGCGCTCGCCGTTGCCATACCATGCCACCGCGTGGTCCGCAGCGACGGCAGCCTGTCCGGCTATCGCTGGGGCATCGAGCGCAAGCGCGCCCTGCTGGACAAGGAAAAAGCGCAGCCATGA
- a CDS encoding DUF1810 domain-containing protein has translation MSDADGLQKFVLAQNAVYDNVLAELRAGRKRSHWMWFIFPQIKGLGHSAMARQFALASLDEAHAYLCHPVLGTRLRECTSLAAKISGASADEIFGYPDHMKFHSSMTLFAHATEDNQVFTDCLHKYFEGKDDVLTLAQLRGKNS, from the coding sequence ATGTCTGATGCTGACGGTTTGCAGAAATTCGTCCTTGCCCAGAATGCCGTTTATGACAACGTTCTTGCCGAACTGCGTGCCGGGCGCAAACGCAGTCACTGGATGTGGTTCATTTTCCCGCAGATAAAGGGGCTGGGCCACAGCGCGATGGCCCGGCAATTCGCCCTTGCCTCGCTTGACGAAGCACACGCCTATTTGTGCCATCCCGTCCTGGGAACCCGTCTGCGGGAATGCACCAGTCTGGCTGCGAAGATCAGCGGAGCATCCGCCGACGAAATCTTCGGCTATCCCGACCATATGAAATTCCATTCGTCGATGACGCTGTTTGCGCATGCCACTGAAGACAACCAGGTCTTCACTGACTGCCTGCACAAATATTTCGAGGGCAAGGACGATGTCCTCACGCTGGCACAATTGCGGGGCAAAAATTCTTGA